The following is a genomic window from Malus sylvestris chromosome 7, drMalSylv7.2, whole genome shotgun sequence.
TCTGGGTCATTACAGTCAGCAATAGTCAACTTCTCAACCTTCCTTAATCCTGTCATGAATCCCTTAGTTTGAAATCTGAACTCTGGCACATATGCAAGAGTAATATCCTTCAGCTGTTCCAAGTCAACCCTAATTCCACACACTACTCCTTTACACTCCTGAACACGTAACGTAGAAAGTTGTTTGTAGCCTGCAATTGAAGCCACCAATTTGTCACACTGAATAATCTCAAGCTTTTCTATTGAACCAATGTTTTCAGGTAAGCCACCCTCCAATTTGAGACACCATTGATGGAGAGCCTTTTCAAGCTAGAAAAAACTCCAATTCCCTGATCTCCTTGGCAAGGAAACCAATCCTTCCATCGTTGCATATCCTCAAACTCAATAGTCTCCAACCGTGGAAACGAAAAGCTACCATTTCCATGAAACTCATATCCCACACTTTCCACTCCTGGCATTCCACTTACATAAACCTTGAGAAAAAGCAATTGCCCAAGTAGTGGCAAGAATCCACAATTCTTACAATTCTCTAACCTTACAAGCACCATGTTAGAGAATAAAGGATCACCAACCCATGTTGAAAATTTCAGACCACCACAACCCTTGATGGTGAGCTCCTCTAGATTTCCATGTGGTTGTAACATGACAAGCACACCTTCGTCGTTCTCCTTTTTGTCACTCCATTCCAGCTGCAATGCATAAAGCCCTTCCTTGCTAATTAAGTCTGTTTGCCTTGCATCCTCAACATCGATCACATTTTCTAATCTTGAGAGGCGCAATGTTCCTCGAAGAAGCAACATGGGCCCAATCTCCCTCACACTTGACTCAACCCTTTCCCTCGACAAAATTAGTCAATTGAATTAGCTGTGGAGGCATTCCTTGCAAAGACGGCACATTTAAATTGCTGAGATGACATAGATTAGTCAAATTCTTCATGTTTGCAGGTAGTGCCGTCAGTTTAGAACAACTACCTAATATCAATGTCTGTAAGCTGTAAAGCTTGCTTGTTGATTCCGGAAAGGTCACTATTAATGTGTGCGAAAGATCAAGGTACTTCATATACTTCAACTTACCAATATTATTCGGCAACTCAGTTATTTGATAGCCGTACAAAGAGAGCACCCGCAGGTATTTCAGAATTGGCAATAAATTAAGAATAACCTGGCTAGTCAAATAATTATGCGGATCATCTGAAAGTGGAAGCGGTAGGAAAGTACGCCAACGTTTGACTTCAGAAAATGCCTCAAGCTTGTCAAATTTGAATTTAGAAATTGCCTCAAACTTTTTAATCCCATCATAGTTACCAGAAGTGTAAGAAATATGGCAAGTTTTAGAAGAACACGTACCATTTGGTTTATCCTCGAGTCTAAAACATAACTCTCCTGCAGCCACCTTGCCAAATCGCCAACAAGGTCATGCATTATATATAGTGAATTGGCTTTGCTCGACTTTTGAAATAATGACCGAGATAACAGCTCCGCAAAATTGTCACCTCCTATATCttccatttcttttctttcttctggtAGCTGAAGCAAACCCTCTGCCATCCATAGAAGGATTAATTGCTTCTCCACAAAATCATAGTCATTTGGAAGAATTGAGCAATAGGCAAAGCACCTCTTCAAATTTGAAGGGAGATAGTGATGGCTCAATTTTAATACCGGGAGTATGTCACTCTCATTTGATGTACTCCAtagtttgttgttcaaaacttcTCCCCATTCATCAATTTCTTTGCAATGTAAAAGACCACCAAGGGTCCTTGCAGCCAAGGGCAGACTGCCACACCTTGCAACAATTTTGTCTCGAAGTAACACAAAATTTGGCTGCAGAGCATTGTTATTGTCGAATGCATGTTGCTCAAATACTTTCCAACAATCATCATTAGATAAACACTGCAAATTATGAACTTTAGTAGCACCCATTGTTCTTGCAACTTTAGCGTCACGTGTTGTCACAAGAATCTTACTTCCACGTGCTCCAGCACGAAAGGGGGACTGTAATTTCGTCCACATATCATAGTCACATGTGCTCCAAACATCATCCAGAATAAGTAAAAACTTTTTACTTTCTAATACCTTACTCAGGCTTTCTTGGACGTTATTGAGTTCCTCAAAATGGCAGGGTTGAGATATGATGGATTCAAGAATGGTTTTTGTTACCCTTACAAGATTGAAGTCGTCAGACACAGAGATCCATACCTTAGGATTAAACTGTATCATCGTATCGTTGGGGGCCTTCTCCATGCCTTGTTTGTAGTTGTTATTCCAATGTATATTAAACCGAGCTCATCTTTTTGTTTAGATATTTCTTGTAACCGTTGAGTAATCTCCTTTATTTCAGAGTTCATACTAAATTGCAACAATTTAACTTTAGGAATGAGGCTTCGTACCTTACTTATGCCAGCCCGTTGTTTCTCCTTTAGCTTGCGTCGCAACATCTCAGTGGAAATCTTGTCGAGTATGTCCTCCACATCATAAGCCAAGTTTTTTAGATCATCCAGCCATAATTTGACTGCCTCACTGATTAGTTGCTTCTCTTCCGCATCATTCAGCACCTCTGCAATTGCATACAATATTTTCCTCCATTCCATCAGCTTTTTGTCGATTCCTCCTTGGCAGgcaaagttgaggaagtcgCGAGAGGCCAACTTTTCGAGCAGAACATGAAGGAATGCAGCTAGAAAGATATCTCCAACTGCCATAGTTGGATTTGTCCATAAGAAAGCAAACACAGTTTGTAAAAGTGAAGAGAATACAGAATCAGACAATCAAAAGAAGTGAAGCGTTCTCAAGAGGAAGCTTGCAATAACAACATTGAGCACTGAAAATTGCACAAGTACAACTTATGACGGCCATGTTCATTGCAAGTTTCATTACTTAAATCATTTGAAAGAATATCGTTGCCCTTTTTTATTATGTTTCGGGCTTTAGTTGTTCCCTGTCCCTGTCAGGTAATATAACAAGCTGAATGAGCCACCACATCTATGCAATTGACTTTGTATAAACAAAAGTATAGACAGCAGATAAACAGACCAGACTTGCACAGAAGACTTTGCATAAACAAATCAAAGACAGCAGACAAGGAAGCTGTGTCGAATTTGTATATAATAACTTGATCTGTTTTCGGTTACAGCGTTTAATGACTTAATCAAAACTGTACGTAATCAACATTTCGATCAAAGAACACACTCACCTTGCTTTTCCTTTTAGGTAACTGTTAGGACTTATATATCAGTCAGCATTGAAAGGGTCAAAGAACACACTTACCTTCCATTTCCATCACCAGTTAGGCTATCCTTTGACTATTCGATTTACTCATACTTCCAGCTAGTTTCGATCTATTACtatagcattttttttttaaactagcGTATTTGAGTCTTTGACCCGACTAATCACTAGGTCCCTCCTGACCCCATAACATTTGGGAAGCGAAAAACTCTAGCATTTTGCTAGGCGGGTAAAGTGGGAAAGAGTCGAACCCTAGAGTACTTGGGAGCAAACCAAGGACCTGACCGCTAGACCAACAACTCTTAGGTTTCTCTTACTACAGCATTTCTTGGTGATTATTCAaggaaattgaaaaccaaaccTATCTCATTTCACTATCATTACCCCTCACCCTTCAATTCCATCACCAATTAGGCTATATCATTTGGAGGATCCAAATAACATTTCTCTGTAATGTTCTAATAACAATTATGTCAACAGAAACAATTGACATTTTTTTATCAGTCAATAGAAACAATTGGCATCTTACTAACTATTCTTTCAATTTCGTACCTTCGAAATACCTTCCAAAGTACTACAGACAGTTGGGTATACCTAGAGACAAAGctagaaatttcttctaatggAGGCAACCTGAAAAACACTAAGTAGACCTTATTATAGTATGGTTTATAACCAAATGATAATAGGGATGATTTCAAATGACGATGTTCACAATTGtaatgttacaaaaatttcaatagTAGTGGAAAATGACAaattgatgagaaaaatattaaCACATGAGAGGTAGAGGAGGGGTTTTTCAAGTTTGAATGACAGAAAAAGACCACTTTTGCTCatattatatttgatataaagtaGAAGTAGTATGAAGGTATGCTTGATATTAGacacatatatttttttcaaggATAATGCATGTATATCTATAATTGCAGTATGCAGCTTAACCAACTAATTACTTGAGTGGGGGCATCTGCCCCCAGTGGGCCTTCATTGGCTCCATCCATGGGTATATCAAGTGTCACAATACAAATGGTtgaatacttgaaaaaaaaaaaattccaaccaCTATGACACTTTGTGTTTTGGGCATACTGAAAATTTCTTTTACAGGAGAGCAGTTAAGTGATGACATGTTCTGTTGGCGCCACACATACTTAAagtagaaagaaaacaaaaatcataactattttgaaagaaaaattaaaaatcaatgtaaaaatgaataaaatgtcAAAGCCCCGACCTTACAGAGTTACTCGGCGACACCTTTCGCGGTTGTCAATCAACCTCTCCAAGATTTGGTAGTGAGTACCAATCGAGTTTCCCGCACCATTTCGGTTTCGATACGACCTCACGCACGAGGTGGGCGCGGGCAGATGCGTTGTATCAGGAGGAAAGCCTGAAGAGAGAATAGTATTGTGTCGACGGGGGTTTGCCCCGTTGGTGGGGGTTcagaattttctttcttttttgtttgtttacgGATAATCATTCTAGTGTCTTCAGCTGAGAGCAACTTAGGAGGATTGGGTTAAACATCATGTGGCATTTTGTATCTAATACTGAGTTGTAATgtgcaaatttatttttaatagtaACGTATAATGCTATTTTTACCATATCctattaaggaaaactaatgaaaagggcttgaaaactttgagttttaatgataaggacaaaataaagagtaaagtgaatagtaccaggattaactttttagtgtaaaaatgtggtttttcgttaaagtgaacagtaccaggtgcttttcgttaaaccACCTTATGTAGTTATGTGGTGGTTGAGTTGGACATGCCATCTCACTTAATTACAGTGTACTTGGATTTCcatataaattttattaattttaattagtttttgtttGGAAACAGATATTAGATTGAAttaaaacacttcaattttCATATTCTTGCATTCCTTGTTCAGTCGTCCTCAAATACTCTTTTCATCATCCCAATCTCCTCCTCCCTCCTTAAAGTTCCTCTAATTGTCTTGTGCTTCTTcatcctccttcctcctcttttccaaaacaaatagaaagaacattaaaaaaacaaaaacaaaaggccaattgcgaaaggaaaaaaaaagcataattAATTTCAATAATTTGCAAGCAACTGCAGCATAAATATGAGGATTTTTCAAGAACAGTGACCCCGGCCATAACCCTCAATCTGATAGAAAACTTGTTCCTTTTGACTCCATCAAATTTGTAAAGGTGCATATAAAGCCATTGTTCAATGAAACGATTAGCTAACCCTTATTTTATGacaataaaaaggaaaacaaatacGATCAGTTAGAAACCaaataaaatttgacaaaaaaatggaGATTGCAGGAGGTTGAAGAGGAAGGAGGGAGAGGATTGGGGTGAGGGAGAAAGGAGATGGAGTGGAAAACGATTCGTCAGGCCTAATCAATTCTAATTAGGgtgttttaattattattttttttaaaagaataaGTGTGTTAATTATAGTAATAATAGAACTAAAACTAAAGATGTGGCATGTCCAAGTAAGTTGCCACATAAGGTGGTATAGAAATTATGGTATAATAATATGGCAAGAATAGCATTACTCGTAATGTATTATTGAATCGAGACGCTAGGTGACAGTGAACTTGTTTCATATAAGTTATTCTCTTTTTAGTCGCAAGTTTTAAAGGGCATACCAAGTTAAAATCACCCAATTTCTTACCTATTTACAACATTGCCATTCTCCCTCACCAAAGCACGAATGCGTTGAGCAAATGAGTACTCACATAAATTACtgtaacaaacaaaacacaatgaAAATTTGCAAAAGGAGTCCAAGAAAACGTACATAACAAGAAACTAAATGAAGCAATGTAATTCCAATCTGAATTCATATAATACACAAATGTGTTAAGCTGAGCCCGACAGAGCTTTAAAAACTACGGAAAACGAAGTAGATGATTTCAAATTACGATCGGTTAACACATCGAATGTCGAAAGTTTTGAGCTAACTTGAATGCAGAAAATTGCTCTCCATGCCAATCCGTCAACACCAAGCCTAGCATGATCACTATAAATAGAGGTCATGAGGAGAGGGTTAGAGCATCAGTTCTAAACAGCCTCAAGCCGAAATTCCTAAGTGGAATTTCTCCCTGACACCCTTCACATATATCTCTCCCTAAAGTTCAGTTCTACAAGGAGAAGGCGAGAGAGAACTACATCGGTTTGATCCCCGTGCTAGGGCACATGTTACAGTCCTACAAATGGTGGCACTCGTGCTTGCGAACAAAGAAGGCTCGTAATAACGAGATGGTAGTCCAGGATTCGTTAATTCCTCTAGTATAACCCTATAGAAATTCCATATTATATGCTTGAATTTCTAACATCCTATGTCAAGCTCCTTGAGAACAAGTCAAAAGAGAAAGGTAACTGGAAAGATAATACCATAGAATTTCATAACAAGTAGACAGAATAGTATTTGTTCAAGAATATAAATGTTTAGCTCGGCTCGATCTCAATGATGAGCCAGAATGGAACTTAATGACATAAATCCACTTAAACCCTAACTTAAGTTGAAGGAAAACCATCACCAATACTAAATAACAAAAAGCACTACTGATATCACCACAATCCTTCATCTGCTTATATATCTTCACAAGGTCTTGACTGTTGATCATCCAAAGGAATCTCTTCTTAGCACAATATCCTCATTCAGAATGATAGATCAGTCTGTCCAGCCCGTTTGTAATCCAGAAATGATCGCCACATCAAGCTTTTCAGGATCAGATAACAATGTAGTGTCCTTCAAGAAATAAAAGATGATTAAGCGGCCAGTGGTTACAAAAGATATAGTGCTGTATATGATATGGAGGGGGAATAAATATAAACCTTGGTCAGGGCTGAGAATTTTTTGGAGCACTTCTCCGGAGCAGCAGTTGTCACTTTGGTGCAGGCTTTTTCACCCCCACCTCTTTGTGACCCAGATGCAATAACCACAGTAAGCCTTTCGGAATCAGATGATAATGCAATGTCCTTCAAGATACATAACATGATAAGAGGACCAGTCATTACAAAAGACTAAATAATATGATGTAGAGAAAGAAAAATTACAAACCTTGGTCGAGCCTGAAATTGTTTTGGAGCACCGCTCAGGAGCAGCAGCAGCCGCCACTGCCCCATGCGCGCTGGTGCAGGCTTTTTGACCCCTGCTTTCCTGCACCAGCATTGGGGAAAAGTTCAGTAATTCCTATTCTGAATCATAAGCAGCCTCTTCAACATCGTAAACTTCTCCATCCTCATCAACTTCATCATCACCAAACTCATCGAATGACCTTATATCAAGCTGGTAGCGGAGAAGCCCTCCAATACCCCCAAAACCTCGACAGAATTGTGACCCCTCTTGTGATTTGTTGGTGACAAACTCAAGAGCACAACCAAAACGCTTGTACTCATCAGCAAACCATTCCAACAGTGACATCTTCTCCTGAATCTTTAGCTCTCCTTGGCTGGCAGGATCTTGAAAGTTGCTCATATTTTTTTCCTGCTCCTTGTCGAAATGTTTCACAACAATCTCATCAGTCTTTGAATTCTTTAACACATACCTATCGATCTCCAGATTTTCCCACACAATAAGTGTCTTAATTGCTCCCATCTCCAAAGCCTTTAGCGTGTCCTCTACGCCAACAACATACTTTCCTGTATCTTCATTAACCTCTTTAAAGTATTTTCCTAATAAGATCTGCTCCTGTATAAATTTCACATTGGACAGAAATTCAGCCGACAACTTAATCGCCTGATTGAATCCATCCTCTCCTCCATAAGAAATATCCACCACTTTCAGTATTTTCGCCTGCAGACGGGGATCAAACTTACCCGACTCACTAAGCTTAGTTTTGAAATCAGCTGATCCAGCCAGTATTAATCCTTTGACATTGGGCTGGTTAGTGGCTGGATTAATAAACAAACTTTTGGCAAGTTCTGCTGTCTTGATAACATGGTTGTCGCGTGCTTCCTCTCCAAGGCGAGCAAATCGAAGAGCTGATTGCCCACCTCTTCCGTGTTTCTTTGGCAGGTCAATGCGATACTTCTGAAGAACCTCCCTTACGTTACCACTCAATGTCCCGAAAAGAGTCCCCTTACCATCCATGATAATGAAACCAAATTTCTCACCACATTCTAAGAGTTCATTCAGAGCTTCGGTATGGAACTTGTTGTCACAGAGGTAAAGAGACACATTGATCGGCTTCAAAGGCTCGAAATCAAGCGTGACCTTCTTTTCATTGCCATCTTCGGTAGCAATAGTTCCTGTAAACAGAGCAAGGCCATTTGGAGGAACCTTGTTATAGAGCTTGAGCCGCTGCTGAGCGGATGTAATTGCACCTTGAACAGACTGACGATTCACCCTACTTTTGATATTCGAAGCTGATCCTAATTCATCACTAAGCATCTTTGTAACTCGAGGTATTTTATCGCGGGGAGGAATGATGAGAGAAATCATACTGGTGCCATTGCCCCTTGCAGCTTCAAGTCCCTTGATCAGTTTCTTAATTCTCCATAGCTCAATGTTCTTATCAGGAGTCTCATGAGCATCGGCCATTATGAAGATGGATCGAGTACGAAAACAGTTGAAGCGAACAATTAACAGCCTGACCTACAACAAaacattacacacacacaattaGCACGACGACTTCAAGATCGAACTGAATTTATCAGAAGAAGATAAAGCCAACAAAATTCCAaaacaaaaatggaaaaagTAAAAAACTCAAATACAAAACCCGAACGGGAAGCCAAGCAATTAAAATTGGAAGGAGAGGAATAAGCATAAAGCAAGCAGCGTATAATTATATACATGAGATTATTAGATGATATTCATAATCCATCCCTACAAACTTATGGATGATATCCAGCCACAAAATTAGGTTATACTGATCCagccaaaaattaaaacaattataGCCATGAATCTTGATTGCAAATAAATTCCTGATCACGTTTACCGCACCCATTCTCGAAATTTATTGCATACAAAGCCGGCCTTGATGACAATTGAAATTTATTGCTTACTGTTTATTATCTGTTATATGCTATGCATGTCGACCCTACTGTATATATTTTACTTTCGACAATGTTATTTTTTAGGAACAATATTAGAAAGTAAGAAATTTGactgctgaaaaaaaaaaatccctaatCAATCATTCAAACCTACGTACATAatctgaagaagaagaagaaaatcctAAACAGAACGGcaaaatacaagaaaatatgagtaaaaagaagaagaaattcgAAAAAAGCAAACTGACCGGACGGATACTGATACTAAACGGCGGCGGCGGAGCAGGGAAGAGAGGTCAGACAGAGGGACTCAGAGCAGTGATGATACATACCCAACAcccctctctttctcttgaATTTATACGTATGCTAGTTACGCTATCCAGGCGGTGTCTCACTCTTTCCTTTTCCTACTCGGAATCCAATTACTTGGTCGTCAAGGAAGTCACGGCTGTCACGCGGTAGGTCTccgacaaaaataataataaaataagtcCACGCGGTAGGTTTTCATGCGTGATCCGATGGGTTTTTGGGCCGAATCTGGATGGGCTTTAAAGCCTCGGGCCAGTCAAATAAACCCATTTCCAACGAGCtgactttttgtttatttattttaaatcaatCTAAACAATTTTTTAGTTAATTCTAAATTTTTCATTAATTGACTGATTATTTGACGGATTATTTGACGGAGTTGGACAGTTTCGGGGGTTAAATAGAGTATGTAAGCATTTAGTCTATCTTCAAATTTGAGTTTCAGATAGTAaatgagatcaaaattttaaagagTATAAATGTAATTTAGCCTttagagtatccaatcatatgCTCtcttttaaaatcaaattttagctaaaaaattaaaatttattttggaTGTAGAAGTTCCCTATAAAAATTGTAAGGCCATCGTGCCCTTGAATCTAGGGaataataattttgttttaaattattttttggttcaaattgatactttttaagaaaatgaaaaaccttCAATTATTTTATGAATATCTAACACGCGTTTCAATAATCATCTGATTTGTATCATATTCAAGGACTATTGAAGTGAAAATACTTGATTCATAAAAGTCTTGACATACTCTACTTGAGTGTACTACGGTTAAAAAACAAGAGTAACTTTAAGTCACACCTCCTACACACCTTGAAGCCGTGACATTTGTAGACACCAAAATTTCACAAGTGTGAATCGGGAGTTCAattatacaaaagaaaaatcaaattattctaCAAAGAGATAAAGTGGACCTAAAGCATTATCTCTTGTTGTGTACAATTGTAACTAATTTGTGAAGAAAGCTCCAATGTGCATACAATTGGGGTACGAAGCTTCTAGTGGGTTGCTCATACAACTTCTGATTAAAAGCACCGAGAGAAAGAAAACCAATAAGAAATTCCAAAGCTCTGCCAAATTGCATTGCAGTTTCCAACTTTACTTTCTTCAACTTCCTCCAGCCACACCACAAATTCAAAAAGCACTTTCTAGATTCTTTATCATAGTTGTGAAAATTTATCAAGCCCCACTCACACGAGCTAGTTCCTTaccaccaaaacaaaattaCCGCATACCACATAAAATAATCTTGTGATGTCTGTTTGATCAAAATTAAGCTTCTACATCCATTGATCACACAAACATATTTTGGtcttttcaaacatttttagaGATCGCATTAGAGGATTAATTCTTGTAAAGAATTTACCCTATAAATCGCAAGTATTCACTTGTTAGATGTAAAATTTATTCTTTCGTACAtgtattttacattttttttccaaGAATTTGCGTGCTTTGCAGTAGGTAAGGATTtggaaacaaatttaaaaaaaattaacgaagATTTTCTCAAACCCGTACAAGATagaaaaaaactaattaagaatggGATAAAAACAGTATTAGTGGTAATATGAACAGCCAACATAAAACTACCCTTTAATTAAGACAAAACCTAATTAATAATTCACGCCAATTGAGGGGAAATCAAGATGTTGTTCCAGCAGCTCATAAACATCTTGGCAGCTCTGTACCGAATCTGGAACGTCGTTGCAATCATCAAACAATGCCGTCAAGTAATTAGTAACAGAATCATCGTCGGACCCATCAAAAACACCATCCGCCGCGAAATCAATGCTGTCGGCCAAGAAGATATCGATATCATCAGCAGCGGCAGCACTAACTGGATCGATCACCGTGGAAGAAGTAGAAGTAGCTTGTTCTGAAGCCTCCGGCATAAACTCCTCGATATAAAACATCACGTCATCCTCAAAACCCTTGAAACCCTTGCTTGGTTTCGACTTCTTGAACGATGTTCGGTGATGCAGCTTCGTGGAGCTTTTGGGTCGACGCGGTTTCTGTTCGTCGCGCTCTCTGTTGGACGCCGACTTCACCATTGTCGTCGGATCTTCACTCTTCCTTCTACCTACGTACGCACACAAATCACGAAACACGAAGAAGTCTGAACTCTCAACAAACAGAACGAGTTGCCAAGTTTTGCAAAAGTAAACAAAATAGATGGATCGTGTAGGTATATATAGGGATtagtaaatatttttttaggttttttttagaTATTTCTATGTAATTTgaaagagagtttctaatttgtctacattttttctttttattaatttcctaaatttgGTAGGAAAGTGTTCTCATGTCGTTTTTAAGGAAAGTGCTCCAATGTCCTTATGTCGTTTGACGGACGTCGCTGAACTCCATTACTCCAACAAATATGGTATTAGAGCATGCACTCTAGTTAATTAGTAGCATACATGGTTTTAGTAAAGgaaattttttgaaatgtcatatgaagtgtgtgtgtgtgtatatatattttaatttgtcATGTAAGTTAAAATTTAAGCGATTTGTCCCATCAAGATTCgaaaatcattaatttgttatCTCATAATTATTctgttaagtttttttttatct
Proteins encoded in this region:
- the LOC126629786 gene encoding putative disease resistance RPP13-like protein 1 isoform X2 — encoded protein: MEKAPNDTMIQFNPKVWISVSDDFNLVRVTKTILESIISQPCHFEELNNVQESLSKSPFRAGARGSKILVTTRDAKVARTMGATKVHNLQCLSNDDCWKVFEQHAFDNNNALQPNFVLLRDKIVARCGSLPLAARTLGGLLHCKEIDEWGEVLNNKLWSTSNESDILPVLKLSHHYLPSNLKRCFAYCSILPNDYDFVEKQLILLWMAEGLLQLPEERKEMEDIGGDNFAELLSRSLFQKSSKANSLYIMHDLVGDLARWLQESYVLDSRINQMVRVLLKLAIFLTLLVTMMGLKSLRQFLNSNLTSLRHFLKSNVGVLSYRFHFQMIRIII
- the LOC126629786 gene encoding putative disease resistance RPP13-like protein 1 isoform X1, encoding MEKAPNDTMIQFNPKVWISVSDDFNLVRVTKTILESIISQPCHFEELNNVQESLSKVLESKKFLLILDDVWSTCDYDMWTKLQSPFRAGARGSKILVTTRDAKVARTMGATKVHNLQCLSNDDCWKVFEQHAFDNNNALQPNFVLLRDKIVARCGSLPLAARTLGGLLHCKEIDEWGEVLNNKLWSTSNESDILPVLKLSHHYLPSNLKRCFAYCSILPNDYDFVEKQLILLWMAEGLLQLPEERKEMEDIGGDNFAELLSRSLFQKSSKANSLYIMHDLVGDLARWLQESYVLDSRINQMVRVLLKLAIFLTLLVTMMGLKSLRQFLNSNLTSLRHFLKSNVGVLSYRFHFQMIRIII
- the LOC126629784 gene encoding eukaryotic peptide chain release factor subunit 1-3-like — protein: MADAHETPDKNIELWRIKKLIKGLEAARGNGTSMISLIIPPRDKIPRVTKMLSDELGSASNIKSRVNRQSVQGAITSAQQRLKLYNKVPPNGLALFTGTIATEDGNEKKVTLDFEPLKPINVSLYLCDNKFHTEALNELLECGEKFGFIIMDGKGTLFGTLSGNVREVLQKYRIDLPKKHGRGGQSALRFARLGEEARDNHVIKTAELAKSLFINPATNQPNVKGLILAGSADFKTKLSESGKFDPRLQAKILKVVDISYGGEDGFNQAIKLSAEFLSNVKFIQEQILLGKYFKEVNEDTGKYVVGVEDTLKALEMGAIKTLIVWENLEIDRYVLKNSKTDEIVVKHFDKEQEKNMSNFQDPASQGELKIQEKMSLLEWFADEYKRFGCALEFVTNKSQEGSQFCRGFGGIGGLLRYQLDIRSFDEFGDDEVDEDGEVYDVEEAAYDSE